One part of the Trichoplusia ni isolate ovarian cell line Hi5 chromosome 2, tn1, whole genome shotgun sequence genome encodes these proteins:
- the LOC113504737 gene encoding odorant receptor 10a-like, with protein sequence MSFKAKIDNIIEKISHVEDPIESTKYMVTYIQRLVGIHNVFGDKKQKTVFSVLLMLVFASTFIYVGTLSQLVYLAQVFPDKIETFKALNCISATSVPLSKFFFMLTSRTRLKTIFELSHYGLSAIPEGSAAKKKMLSTLQKARYASWFVVANQAITHVTYLLMPLVFTLFGNDRYLPTTPGETYGLSPKYETPFFEITFVLTIVATAFSAINQTGYIVLFITLVTHELGHFYAITQTLDDIHDILSKKERPRDDPDGETSDESIDELLIFCVKHHQFLMHYHNKIRELYKVIFGAHFLSMTIVLVTTLQTMNVWDFRNTILTGVTGIMPLFLYCFGGELLISAGLEMSAAVYSCGWELMEPKQAKVVLMLLCLSQRPLCLTAANVFVMNRETFGNVAQVVYKIYAVFN encoded by the exons ATGTCGTTTAAAGCTAAAATAGACAATATCATAGAGAAAATATCTCATGTTGAAGATCCTATCGAGTCCACGAAGTATATGGTCACCTATATACAACGACTGGTTGGCATTCATAATGTGTTTGGagataaaaaacaaa aaactGTCTTTTCGGTTTTATTGATGTTGGTATTCGCCAGCACGTTCATATACGTCGGTACTTTGAGTCAGCTGGTCTACCTGGCGCAAGTGTTTCCGGACAAAATTGAGACTTTTAAGGCTTTGAACTGCATCAGTGCGACGTCTGTACCTCTCTCAAAATTCTTTTTCATGTTGACTTCGAG GACTCGCCTCAAGACTATCTTCGAGCTGAGCCACTACGGTTTATCTGCAATCCCAGAAGGCAGTGCCGCCAAGAAGAAAATGTTAAGCACTTTACAGAAAGCCCGCTACGCCTCCTGGTTCGTGGTGGCCAACCAGGCTATCACTCATGTCACCTATCTGCTGATGCCTTTAGTCTTCACCCTCTTTGGAAACGATCGATATTTACCAACAACACCTGGTGAAACATACG GTCTCAGTCCTAAGTACGAAACACcattttttgaaataacattcGTCCTTACAATTGTTGCGACCGCGTTCTCTGCGATAAATCAGACAGGCTACATTGTGCTCTTCATTACATTAGTCACCCACGAATTAGGGCACTTCTACGCTATCACACAAACACTCGACGATATCCACGACATATTATCAAAGAAAGAAAGACCCAGGGACGATCCCGATGGAGAAACAAGTGACGAATCAATCGATGAATTGTTGATATTCTGCGTGAAGCATCATCAGTTCCTAATGCATTATCATAACAAGATTAGGGAGTTGTATAAAGTGATTTTCGGAGCACATTTCCTCAGTATGACTATTGTCCTCGTCACGACCTTGCAGACGATGAATGTGTGGGACTTTAGGAACACAATATTGACCGGGGTGACTGGGATCATGCCATTGTTTCTATATTGCTTTGGTGGGGAGCTCCTCATATCCGCAGGACTCGAGATGTCGGCAGCTGTGTACAGCTGTGGGTGGGAACTGATGGAGCCGAAACAAGCGAAGGTGGTGTTGATGTTGCTCTGTCTCTCCCAACGCCCTCTGTGTTTAACTGcagcaaatgtttttgttatgaatagGGAGACTTTTGGTAATGTCGCCCAAGTCGTCTACAAAATATATGCTGTTTTCaactag